AAAGTGAAGGAACTGTGTATATGCGCCTCGaatgtttgtaaatacatgcatttttatataacaattaaatctgtgtgtttgtacaatttaaagtataacggaggacatttatgaaacttaaataaaacaaaaaaacaaaacattcaaacaTCCTAATACTTAATGTAGTAAGTCGAGTACACCCTTCCaagctaaaacatgtttgataagttttcaggatgtgaatttattaaaatatatttgtgttatttagaaaaatgccaTCTTCTAATGAatcgtaaataactttgaaatcaccactagaatacagtgaaataacgactgatcatacagtttcaaaatatacaagcgagactgatcgtacagtgagaaattcaaacaagtgtaattttcttACTTCTGGCTTCAAAGATCTGGCTGAAACTTTTACCATCACttgaaatatactttatttagttaattaagtctggtttttacgttaatttgtacagtaagggagcaaaaagattgtttttaggtTCACAGACTGATTTTGCTTAGAGATgcacttgaaaatctcttgattaaGGCAAAGATATGAATAAAGAATGtgctaaatttatttataaaccatttgtgaatattgatgtcagctgaattaatcattaagcaatGTACAGATGAACATCTTACCGTTTAATACAGTACATTGTATATCCAAATGTGATCCAAAAagttctcgcttcgaaaatcgcgacttccggatagcgtacagaatagtatctacactgtgtgATAGGTCTTTTGTTGTCGAAATGTCCTTCAGGcgttaaaaatattttgcacaaCGTTCtagatctgagcgtcactgttgCGTGCTATGTGGAAGAAGTACGCGACTAGCGTAACAAAGCTTGCTACCTTTGACTATTATTTACACCACATggtcgatgcaactgctggtgGGCATTTCTTCCCCGGGTATCGTCACACTAGTAGTCAGAACTTCGGGGTCGCCATATCCGTTATATggtaattgttataaaattactgtttacaaaagtatgaattattcaaatactaaggatttttttttttatctattacctTAGTtgaatttggcaaaacgttttgGAATGTTTGATCCTAAATGCTATTCAACTTTATTCTTGTGCAgctattaaacttttttttatctgagcgttaCTGATATGTCTAATGTAGACCaaacgcgcgcctggcgtattaaattataaggtaTATTTGATAACTATCAACACCACAGTGTCGATGCAACTGCTGTTGAGTGTCCCCAGTATCATCAGACTTGTAGTCATACCTTCGGTGTTGCCGTATCAattgtattgtcatttttataaagtaagtatgaattattcgaaatactaaggatttgttTAACCAAAATATAGATTACCGTAtcagtatttggcacaactttttgaaattctgGGTCCTGCAttctcttcaattttgtacctGTTCGGCTCTCAAACTATTTTTATCTAAAGGTCACcatgtcactgatgagtcttatgtagacaaaacgcccatctggcgtatcaaattataagcctgttatctttgataaattattatcCCTGCTATTGTCATGGgtttatttcctaaattttGGTTGATGTCAATGCTGGTAGATGTCTCCTCATCTCGAGTATCACCAATAGTCAGTTCTTCCACCCCAAGATTATGCTACTTAGCTGTAATTTTCAAAACCTCATGGAACTTTGGCTTTAAAATGGTCTTTAACGTCGTACTTATTTGACTTCTTATATACACTTTTAAATCGATCGACACTGGTGTGTCTTTCGTAGACGAACCACGCGTCAGGAGTACATAACTTTAATAATGGTATCAATAATTAGTTCATAATATCGATCTCAAGTTGGATATCTTTTGTATGAATTTTACAGACACAAATGAAGAAATATcttgttgtatttttattgaaatttactTATATACTCCATAAAAGTTAATGGCATTTCTGCATTTTATATTGACTTGATCATCAAAAAGATTATATGAAGATCCGAGGTCGGGCAGACGAAAGCAGTATATGAATCAAATGAAACGCAATTGCCTTTGTATAAGGCTGTTTTGTCTTAACactatgtttttgtttgagaatataaaatacaatcaataaatcagtcaAACTGTTTTTACGCGTAGACAAAGTTGTGATAATTGTTCGGTTGTGTAAACTAAGTTGAAtgtatttcattgataaattagTGCGAATTTAAAATCAATGCGACACAAATGCTAAATATTGTCAAGTTTGAGGCGATGTCGAGatcaaaaaaaagtttaatgcAATAACAGTTTACATTGAATGTTCTTGGACATCAATGAAGATAAATTTGTTGTCGGAATGCGCACCAAGTGCGGAAACATTGGAACTGTTCACGTTGATATTAATCATTGATGGCTTTATATGCTGGTGAACTGTTAGTCCAGAGAGcgatcacaagcccagtagccAATATTTCTGTATTAGCATACCAGGCCTCgtagtcataaaactttcgagtcagttttttgtactcatcctccaaaatcaaccaatcaaaatgctggatttcaagttcgagcatgatttttgtgcactgagcaaagttttatgacttcaaccccagACTAGTAAGAATTACATCATAACTTTCATGAAAAATACGgatattttaacataagaaTTTGTtgtgacaaaattaaaaaaacaatacctGCTATAAAGGAATTATtattagagaataatacatggcaaaatccgtatcatatgtcgtatcatcccgagacatcaagaTCAGCCCAATTGCCTTTAGGTTAGAGGAACGAGATTGATCGAGGATGGTACGGTATGTGATACAGATTTTGCCATGTTTTATACGCTTTACCGTATATTTAAACAGGagattattatattataagaactggtttctgatccatagcactgggttaccttcagttctacttttgtcttgtttcaaaagCCTTTAAAGAACTGCTCAATTACTTATCCGAAGTACCTGGGTTACCTTtaagtgtgccaaaaaatatgaaaacttgacgttcgtgacgtcacataccaaacaatgacgtcattcaatAAATTGCGTCCCGTCCGAATGACCGTTCTATTGGAcctattttgaggaaattttttcTTGAGATTACAGAAATAAAAACTGactttatgtaaaacaaaataaaaaattggggtgtgataaagggtatgcgaaAAAGGGTGCGCATCAACATTGtgcgatatggattaaacagcaggctatttatcaaatatgcaaaactactgtatttactacaaGACATAGGATAAATCTCGGTTATGCAAATCTCTGATGTATTGCCTGTCTTTGTCTATACATTTTGTCCTTTTAAGCTGATGTgatcttcatatttttcataagatttggttttaaatagtgTGATCTCGGGCATATGAACTGAAGAGAAAGTTATTGTTGAAATGCACACCAAGTACAAAACATGGGTATATCACCAGTATCTAACATCTGACAATtagtcaaaaacaaattcagcGAATATTTGATTGATATGTTTCAGCTATTGCTTTGGACATTTGAAAAGGGACTTTCCCTTTGAAATAttctcggagttcggtattttaatcattttactttttaataagtATGAAAAGTTATATGTTAGATATACAACGATACGATAACCTTATATTTTGAAGGTAACAACGGATAAgggtttaaacaaatttttacatcttttaaatTAATCTCAGTCTTAACCGATATGAATACAAAgtcaacaaaaaaaagaacacatttttattgataactAAACGTAGGTCAAAGTATCTTTAATTCGTGAAATACGAGACAAATTCACGGAATCCTTTAAAATGTCTCTAACAGTGGTGAGCCttctctgtttttttcttcttatgattTTACATGGCCTATTAtgatgattatgtgattaccaaacaaaatatttcataactatatgattatttgatattttttattaattttgtatcttgttaaaaataaattaatgattGAGTGAtcatattgacaaaatatttgggATTATGTGATTAATTGGACACCCTCAAGAGATCCGAATTGATAAATGAAATACCACGTTCAATAGAATATGtaacagtaaaattaaaaactggAATTTTAGAGTTCATAGTAAatttagattgattgattgattgattgttggttgcttaacgtccagtggcaaatatttcatgcatattcaggacgagaacaagttcacaataaatacaataggtaggttgatacaaaagaggccatctgggatgatggtcggagaaatttggactgccaccggaaaaagaaggtatattggatagggacagaaatttggccttgcaacaggccacctacggacccctcaaagagttgttgcaagggttcttaacgtgcaaagaacgTGGCattctctttacacgaggcatcggatttaacgtcccccttctgaccggacgtgactgcgaacttgatacatcccgcacagccaaacggacgccccacttcggcaagcgttttactgccggtcgggagaagaccaagtgaccatatttctattccccagtcacccttggggatgtAAATTTAGAGaacttaatattgaaaatttttgtaatataaactgtacttttagtaaaaattatattaagaatattgaaagtaatgtttttgatatgtacaagagaaaatggtgtaatgaTTTAAACACAAATGATCGCAGTAAACTGCGTACATATAGATTATTTAAACAAGAATATTATaaagaacattatttaagtGTTCATATgccaggaaaatataaaaagtaaaaacacaaaaataccgaactccgaggaaaattcaaaaaggaaaatcaaaaatcaaaaggcaaaatcaaaagtccaaacacatcaaacgaatgggtaacaactgtcatattcctgacttggtacaggcattttctaatgtagaaaatggtggattgaacctggttttatagctagctaaacctctcacttatatgacagtcgcatcaaattccattaaattgtcaacgatgcatgaacaaaacaaacatactcaaagagtaaaaatgtcaaaaataggggtacaacagtcaatattgtgttatcatcttaatatctctacataaacaacaaatgtaacaaagaagcacaaaaaggcatacattaatttaacattctcattttgcttttcttatacggctgaatttatctatgtaaagtctacccataatgatagaaggtttcattactggtttaaaaatgcgcgtttgaaattcgcacaggtagacataaaaataattttgtcgtatgacggcatacataaatgaagacttacgtaaagttgataaaacaaaaacagacttaacagtaaaagtaataataataaataaaataatggtgtggttcaaagtatgacgggatacataagaacagtttcacgtcaaatacggctgaattcatctatgtaaagtctacccataaatgatagaaggttttcattactggtgtaaaatagcgcgtttgaaattcgcacaggtagacataaaaaataattttgtcgtatgtcggcatacataaatacagactcacgtaaagtagatataccaaaaaccagacttaacagtaaaagtaataataataaataaaataatggtgtggttcaaagtatgacgggatacataagcacagtttcacgtcaaatgtatatcatgaaaaacagactaaacagaaaaagtagtattattgaataaaatagttttgtcattcatagtattcaagatccttcagtaaaagtaatatcaatcaatgaaataattttgccgttcaaagtatgtggttttacataaccactgagtcacttcaaatgattatctaaaaaagataaaagcgCCTTTGCTAAATTTCGATGTGGTGTGGCGCCGATTAGAATTGAAACAGGCAGATATGAAGGGGTTTTAAGTGAAAATAGATTTTGTTGTAATGATTCATGTATACAACAGAAACTCATTGAAGATGAGAAACATGTTTTACTCAAATGCCCTTTATATTCACAGGCAAGACAAGAGGTTTTTACTAGAGCAGtttcttttaatattgattttttagacttaaatgatgatgaaaaatttatatttttatttacaaaatctgccatcatattttaattcaaaggaagaatgttttatatagataaaaaatgttttatatttttatcgagCTGTccttttttatgtaaaagtctctcataactcttttgAGAGTGGCTCTCGAATGTTTTTAAGattgttttgtacttttaattaaaacatgttgtatatatatattgtgttcaTGTTTGTATTGTACATGTAGAGAGGTgagactataataaaatatttgatttgatttgatttgattcaaTAAGAAGGCATTGTAGattgtaaaatgtaaatgtattcTTCCAGTAGCAATAATCGCAGAAATCATtcgctataaaaaaaaaagtttgtcatCTTTTGtatcgttaaaaaaaatattacatttaactAGTTTAATTATAAAACGTATAAATGAAGCAAAGAACTTTTATAACCGTTGATCTTTTGAATTGTGTACTTTATAATATGTCAATCAAAACACAATGTGTATATGTAACcctatatataatatttcaagaaaGTTATAGCAACATTGCATTAATAGCTCTTGACGTACAAATACGATACCCGTTCGATAACATATTTCCGtagttaaataatttgtatgaaTTCAGATTAATAGAATGTCTGTCACAGATAGATCTAAAAATGTCCCTAACTATGTATTTCAATTAAATAGTAAATCAATAGACAAGGCCAACAATAGATTACCCAATAGacgctttaaaaaaaagatatgttccGAATTATAAGGTTCATATATGTTAATTAAACACTcagattttacaaaaaaatcaaagtctatttctaaaagattactgtgaactttaaagaaaacattatcTAGTTTGATggattttttatgttgtttgtgTCACATAATAAAAGTTCCTGTTTCTCCATAATATTTATTCcaaagatattttataatgtaccAAAAGTTCTAATTGGGatcaattttaaatgatattcaGTAAGCATAATAAAAGGACCAATGCctcgattttttttcacataaattgAATTCCAAAAGGAAGTTTTGTGACCGACAatatttagtttgaaaaaaattatgaatgaataaCATTTTTCCATCCCATAGGAAGTGCAAAGATTAGTCCATAGAACTCTAGgaaagttgtttttatattattataatttcttattAATTCATCATAATTGTAAAATTCTCCATTGTCCTTAATGagatcatttatgaaaaaaatgttattctttATCCaactattataaaaagatattttccatcaatcataatattttcatttaaaaacaataattgagACAAGATGTCACTTGGGTATGTGGTCAGAGGTTCACACATTGAGGCCCATGACGAAatcaaattttgccaaaaagggttaaattctttgtttattttattgagtgctgattttgataaatgccAAATATTTTCGTCGCCATTCTTTGCAAGATGGTCTACCAATAACACCTTCCATGGTGAATGATTTGTAgggtttaaaacttttttaagtGCTTTTATAAAGGATTCAATATGTGGCATTTTTACACCACCATCCTCGAAATTTGAGAtaagtatatttcttttaattttgtcccCTTCACCATCCCAAACAAATTTGTATAGCATAGCTTGTATCATTTAAATGCatgttgaatataaaaaatataattagataaatttaaatatttaaaaggtatAAACATTTTCAGTTGGTAAAGTTATCATTAACACCCATGTTGCACCCATATTGCATTTCGCGACAaacaataacttttaaaatcaatttgtaaCATCAGCTTCCATTTGCAATTGATTATTTCCAAATGATCAAATTCTGGGTCTGGCAAGTTAAGAAAGAGACAATTTCTAACTGGCAACTATAAGAACGttgattttcaaagaataattGCCACATGATATGTATCTTACTGTGTATGGTACTTCTTAGATCTGTTTCACTACTTGTATATCAGTTTAACATACTGTAACACTTGTTATAAGATGTGAGATGCTTCCAAATTTTGCTAAGATCCCTTGATATCTTacccaaattaaacttttatatgCTTTAACAGAACTTTAATAaagttaaaatatgtatttcagaAACAATCATCTTATCAGAATTATGGTAAGAACAATATCCCATAAGAGACCAGCTTAGATGCTACAGACATAATCAGAATTCTATTAAGACGGCTATTGCTTTGAGATGCAACTGTCTTATCAGAACTCTGTTAAGAAGGTTATTGTTCTGAGATGTAAGTCTTATCAGAATTCTGTTAAGAAGGTTATTGTTCTGAGATGTAAGTCTTATCATAATTCTGTTAAGGGTTTCATTGGTACTATATTCGATGATTTTTATCAGAATTCTGTTAAGAAGGTTATTGTTCTGAGATGTAAGTCTTATCATAATTCTGTTAAGGGTTTCATTGGTACTATATTCGATGATTTTTATCAGAATTCTGTTAAGAAGGTTATTGTTCTGAGATGTAAGTCTTATCATAATTCTGTTAAGGGTTTCATTGGTACTATATTCGATGATTTTTATCAGAATTCTGTTAAGAAGGTTATTGTTCTGAGATGTAAGTCTTATCAGAATTCTGTTAAGGGTTTCATTGGTACTATATTCGATGATTTTTATCAGAATTCTGTTAAGAAGGTTATTGTTCTGAGATGTAAGTCTTATCAGAATTCTGTTAAGGGTTTCATTGGTACTATATTCGATGATTTTTATCAGAATTCTGTTAAGAAGGTTATTGTTCTGAGATGTAAGTCTTATCATAATTCTGTTAAGGGTTTCATTGGTACTATATTCGATGATTTTTATCAGAATTCTGTTAAGAAGGTTATTGTTCTGAGATGTAAGTCTTATCAGAATTCTGTTAAGGGTTTCATTGGTACTATATTCGATGATTTTTATCAGAATTCTGTTAAGAAGGTTATTGTTCTGAGATGTAAGTCTTATCATAATTCTGTTAAGGGTTTCATTGGTACTATATTCGATGATTTTTATCAGAATTCTGTTAAGAAGGTTATTGTTCTGAGATGTAAGTCTTATCATAATTCTGTTAAGGGTTTCATTGGTACTATATTCGATGATTTTTATCAGAATTCTGTTAAGAAGGTTATTGTTCTGAGATGTAAGTCTTATCATAATTCTGTTAAGGGTTTCATTGGTACTATATTCGATGATTTTTATCAGAATTCTGTTAAGAAGGTTATTGTTCTGAGATGTAAGTCTTATCATAATTCTGTTAAGGGTTTCATTGGTACTATATTCGATGATTTTTATCAGAATTCTGTTAAGAAGGTTATTGTTCTGAGATGTAAGTCTTATCATAATTCTGTTAAGGGTTTCATTGGTACTATATTCGATGATTTTTATCAGAATTCTGTTAAGAAGGTTATTGTTCTGAGATGTAAGTCTTATCATAATTCTGTTAAGGGTTTCATTGGTACTATATTCGATGATTTTTATCAGAATTCTGTTAAGAAGGTTATTGTTCTGAGATGTAAGTCTTATCATAATTCTGTTAAGGGTTTCATTGGTACTATATTCGATGATTTTTATCAGAATTCTGTTAAGAAGGTTATTGTTCTGAGATGTAAGTCTTATCATAATTCTGTTAAGGGTTTCATTGGTACTATATTCGATGATTTTTATCAGAATTCTGTTAAGAAGGTTATTGTTCTGAGATGTAAGTCTTATCATAATTCTGTTAAGGGTTTCATTGGTACTATATTCGATGATTTTTATCAGAATTCTGTTAAGAAGGTTATTGTTCTGAGATGTAAGTCTTATCATAATTCTGTTAAGGGTTTCATTGGTACTATATTCGATGATTTTTATCAGAATTCTGTTAAGAAGGTTATTGTTCTGAGATGTAAGTCTTATCATAATTCTGTTAAGGGTTTCATTGGTACTATATTCGATGATTTTTATCAGAATTCTGTTAAGAAGGTTATTGTTCTGAGATGTAAGTCTTATCATAATTCTGTTAAGGGTTTCATTGGTACTATATTCGATGATTTTTATCAGAATTCTGTTAAGAAGGTTATTGTTCTGAGATGTAAGTCTTATCATAATTCTGTTAAGGGTTTCATTGGTACTATATTCGATGATTTTTATCAGAATTCTGTTAAGAAGGTTATTGTTCTGAGATGTAAGTCTTATCATAATTCTGTTAAGGGTTTCATTGGTACTATATTCGATGATTTTATCAGAATTCTGTTAAGAAGGTTATTGTTCTGAGATGTAAGTCTTATCATAATTCTGTTAAGGGTTTCATTGGTACTATATTCGATGATTTTTATCAGAATTCTGTTAAGAAGGTTATTGTTCTGAGATGTAAGTCTTATCATAATTCTGTTAAGGGTTTCATTGGTACTATATTCGATGATTTTTATCAGAATTCTGTTAAGAAGGTTATTGTTCTGAGATGTAAGTCTTATCATAATTCTGTTAAGGGTTTCATTGGTACTATATTCGATGATTTTTATCAGAATTCTGTTAAGAAGGTTATTGTTCTGAGATGTAAGTCTTATCATAATTCTGTTACGGGTTTCATTGGTACTATATTCGATGATTTTTATCAGAATTCTGTTAAGAAGGTTATTGTTCTGAGATGTAAGTCTTATCATAATTCTGTTAAGAAGGCTATTGTTATCAGATGTACGTCGTATCAGGATTCTGTTAAGAGTTTCAGTGGTACTATATTCAATGATACAAATGGATACTGTTTAACCCTGTTTTTCATATGGAAAATATATCAGATTTCTATATACTTTGTCAGGCTTCCAattccaaatatatataaagtttttttgtttctaggttttttttatataactttcaGGAATGAAGCAAACGCTTTCAaagaactttttttcatttttcataataaggccgttaaatcttttgtttg
This Mytilus trossulus isolate FHL-02 chromosome 14, PNRI_Mtr1.1.1.hap1, whole genome shotgun sequence DNA region includes the following protein-coding sequences:
- the LOC134697743 gene encoding homeobox-like protein HDP1, giving the protein MIRLTSQNNNLLNRILIKIIEYSTNETLNRIMIRLTSQNNNLLNRILIKIIEYSTNETLNRIMIRLTSQNNNLLNRILIKIIEYSTNETLNRIMIRLTSQNNNLLNRILIKIIEYSTNETLNRIMIRLTSQNNNLLNRILIKIIEYSTNETLNRIMIRLTSQNNNLLNRILIKIIEYSTNETLNRIMIRLTSQNNNLLNRILIKIIEYSTNETLNRIMIRLTSQNNNLLNRILIKIIEYSTNETLNRIMIRLTSQNNNLLNRILIKIIEYSTNETLNRIMIRLTSQNNNLLNRILIKIIEYSTNETLNRIMIRLTSQNNNLLNRILIKIIEYSTNETLNRIMIRLTSQNNNLLNRILIKIIEYSTNETLNRIMIRLTSQNNNLLNRILIKIIEYSTNETLNRIMIRLTSQNNNLLNRILIKIIEYSTNETLNRILIRLTSQNNNLLNRILIKIIEYSTNETLNRIMIRLTSQNNNLLNRILIKIIEYSTNETLNRILIRLTSQNNNLLNRILIKIIEYSTNETLNRILIRLTSQNNNLLNRILIKIIEYSTNETLNRIMIRLTSQNNNLLNRILIKIIEYSTNETLNRIMIRLTSQNNNLLNRILIKIIEYSTNETLNRIMIRLTSQNNNLLNRILIRLTSQNNNLLNRVLIRQLHLKAIAVLIEF